From the Candida dubliniensis CD36 chromosome 2, complete sequence genome, the window AAGGAAATAAAGTATCTTTAACAAAAGTTATTGGACATACTGTTCCTTCAATATCTAAGATTACAGTATCAATTGGagtattgtttgttgtCGAAGCCATTTTTAATATTCACCCCGTTGAAGAGTTAAAACtgatatttattgatgGAATAAAACGTGTTTCTCTTTGTGTGGtggttgattttgattttgattttgatttttctttttcttttgtaatGTCAATTAAGATTgaaatttctttcaaaaaaattcataGACTCTTATTTTCTTCCCAATTTTTATGGATTAGTTTCTCAGtagggggggggggggagggggaaAGGGtgatcttcttcatctcAATACTGTAAATGTTATAGATTATTAGTGATTTGTAATTTACCTTTAAAAGAAAGtcataaattataaatagaATACACACAAACTTTTATACACATAGTTTATTACATGTTATATTTATAAGTATTAGTATAATTAAATGCAtccaaataattattatttaaaacatcaatatcattaggaacaaaatattgttgGAAATTAACCATTTGTTCAAATGCcgtattatcattattccAACgaattaattcatcattaaatCGATCAATTTCTGAActaattgatgaagatgaaggaCTATTATTCTGGAATGGGAATTTAACATTACCACTAGAAGGAggtaattgttgttgttgatgatgatgatgatgatttaagTTTGTACTAGTAATTGGATGATGAGTTGGTGGTACAGGAGtagtggttgttgttgtttttgttgttgttgctgttgctggtGTTTGTCGTAAGGATGGTAATGCTGGTCTATTTAATGCTTCCAtcatataaattaaatgttGAGCCCATCGATTACAAGTagcattaaaattaaataattggAATATGGAAATTGCATCTTTTATAGATTCTTTAATCACTGaaatataatgataatCAGGTTTTTTCGAATTAATTTGTTCTAATAATGTAAATCCTAAAAGAATCAGAGCAAAGAATGTAGCACTTTGAATAGTAAATACTTCTTTCCTCAGTTTATTATAAGTAcaataaaatttaaataatttaatggTTAAAAAAGCTGCTTTAATAGAAGCTTTACAAAATGgcatcaattgtttttcatCAGTAACTTGAGGTTTATACATATTGGGACGTAATTTCCGATTAACAACATGAACTAAAAATGGTCTAGTTAATGCCATAATTCCATATAATTGACCAATATGAAcgaaaacaaacaaataattattaGGATTTGTTGGATCACGTAATTGATTTTCCATATCACTAGTTAATTGTAAAAAATTTGGTAATTCAATACTCcataattttaattgtaaagctaaagaatttgaatctttaatattaattgatcctccattatataaattttgAACAATACTTCGATTTAGTACAGCAGAATCACTAGTTGCATTTTGAGCAATAATTCgaattctttcaattgaatcatttttttcatcttggggtaataataatttttccaCGGGATaattaatatcatcataatcataagTATTAATCATTAATGGACGACCCAAATTAACACTACTAACACAATCACAAACATATAATGATCTCCATAATCGACGTCTATGAATAGatatttcttgattttcaattttatcattaataattttccGATGCATACCTAAAGCTTGAGCTAATCTAATTGCTGAACCAAGATTTATCCAAGAATTAGATCGATTACAACATgcttgataataaaaatattttaaaaaatttgctTCAACCATCCATAATTTCCCATCATAAACATTATTTCTCATATATAATTGACCTGATTgtaaaaattcaatagaATTTggtaaataatcaatatcattattaacacaatcatttgatgatgatgatgatgaatattcaataaataaacttcCAATAgcgaaaacaaaatttaataaacaTAATTGTTTAGAATTAGCAATTATAGGATTATTATAaactttatcaacaattttttccataaaatatttcataTTGAAAACATAAAATgtatcattaatatttgatttaaataattcaatcatAATTAATGCATCTTTTTTAAGTGGTAATTGTACCGCAacaccactaccactaccaccactaccaccaccaccaccattttTTTCCTTCCTATCACCACAACTACTGGGAGTTGTATCTCTATCAAAACTAATCAGTTCATCatgaatgaaattttgTGCTGGATCATTAGTAAATGTAGAAGGACCTAAAACTTCATAAAATAATGCTCGACATTCActaattaatgataaagcACTACTTTCTCCAAAAAATCTTAATACTCCAGTTTCACTAGTTAAAATTCTTGTATGTTGACCAtctaaatttgataatcttTCTTGTCTTGCTTCTTGagctttcttttttttgaaaaatgatattACATTACTACTATCATCATTAGATAATGCTGTTTGTAAACTTTGACAAATCATTCCTAATGAtgttttcattattgaatcTGAATCTGAAtcttttgctttttctttttcttgttcttgttctttttcttcaccATCAAATTTTTGGGGTTTATTATACACAAGATTATTAGAATTATCGTTATTGATTCTTTGATTTCCATTAGATTCATTTCGAGTATTATTcgtattgttgttgttgttgttattgttgttgttgttgttgttgttgttgttgttactgTGTGTCTCCATTGATCTTGATCcattataatttgaatgtgaatttgaatttggtgTATTAGGTAATGAAGGAATTTCAggttcaatttcattagaaTCTGTACTTAAACCACCATCTTCATTTcttccattattattattattattattatcaccatCAACTGTAGGTTGtctttcattatttgattgaaattttgattttttcgATCGTCCatctaatttcaaataagtACATTgtaatgatttttcttgACAATATAGACAAGGATTATCTCCATTACATTTACGTTTATGACGTTTACATAAATCACAAGCTCGTGAAACTTTTGTACGTTTCGGTATGGGTAATATTCTTGGTCTTCCTTTTGGTCGTTTAACTGGAGGGAGTGGATGATcttgattcattttttataaaagaaaataaaattgatagATAGATTAGGAGAATTTACGAGGGAGGGAGGGAGGGGAGGGGGGTTGTGAAATATGTATATACGTGGATATGTGAATGGAatatatttgaataataaagGTATTTCCtgtaaataataaaagacTTGTGTTAAAAGGAATATggaaattaaagaaaaaggaaaagctcaaaaaaaaaaaaaaaaaaaaaaaaaaagaatttcaagatttgtgattcttctttttatttaatgtaTGTTCCGGAAAAATGtaatatttaaatgaaaGATCTATGctattactactattactactactacccaaaaagaaagcttaaatctaaattcaaaaacGACTAGaattgctgttgctgttacTGTTAAAGGATGATAATTTAGTAATGGATAGTACTACTAGTTGATTATGAAACTATTAGTAATATGGAAAAAGCAACAAATAACAAGCAACTTAAAACTAAGAAATAGCCAAACTTCAAAGATTTCTATATTAAAGCTTAATTCCATAACGATATTTATACAACATTATTCAATATGGaaatatattcattttgaaattaataatttacaGATctcaaacaattttttttttttttttgatctgAATCTTATTAATTACAAAAcaatgtatgtatgtatgtatgtatgtttATGTGTAGATAAAGAATGAGTGGATTCCGTTCATGAATTGGATACTATCGCTAATTAATGCCTTTCCCCGTTTAATTAATATGCACAAGCATGGAATAAATGCCTCCACTTCTTCTGCATCATGAATGAATGTAATGAATGTTCGTTTCTTCCTCCTCcacaattgataaaaagtaaaaaaaagtgaaaaggTTAAGAGAATAAACGTTACCGTTAGATCTTATTaatgttattgttgtttgtcTACTTAGAATGATGGGGAAATACTGTTTCTATTTCGTTATGTaggagaagaagaagaatagtAACATAAAATTTTACATCCTCGGTTAAATAGAAAAATGAaacctttttctttttctttctttctttctttctcttttagGCATAAGAGTTGATGCAAAATCTTAATAGGTAGGTTAGTATATTTGTTATTGGATTCATAGTTTACattgtatttgtttatttatattctgattattattagacacaattgttttttttgacgTGGAAAATAAATCGAATACTCTTACTGAACAATAGGAAGTGtcaataacaaaaattcaataaacaCATACCAAACACTTTAGCAGTTCCATAACCATATGAACAAttacaaacaaacaaacaaacaaaaaaaaagaaggaaggATTTAACGAAAAACCAGACTAAGTGTtaatatttattcaattgatagtagtagtagtacttCTTAACTCCACTCCTCATGACCAACacttgtatatatatatagatatatgTATATGAACTATTTGTTAAGAATAATCATCCATAAACCTTAAAAATACCACTTTATAACTTACTAAACTCCTGACATTTTCTTAACTCctaattcattttattgattcaattgacGAATAATCAAATTCGGAGTTAGttttgttaaaaaaaaaaaaaaaaaaaaaacaatgaTCCAATAAACCCGTCTTTCTTAATTAagtcaatatcaataaactAAAccttttcaattcaaatcgGATATAATATCTCGGgaagaaattggaaaaggtgaaaaaaaaaaagaaaaagagaaaggCAAATATTTGATACTTCTACTAAGCCCATTGAACATAGTTTAAATATTAACattaaacaataacaacagaAATAGAGATTGTTAAGCTATATTTGATACTTACTATAGCTTCacttggaaaaaaaaagtttaaaaattaaacccAAATATTCTTAAATGGTAGCACCGAGTTTTGTGTTTTACTTATAAAACTAGACATTAAGAATTACACTTAAACTGTGTGAACATATGGATAACCAAAATGGGTgttgaattatcaataatatatattaaattgAAGGATTTTTGAATAGCCcatggaaaaaaaaaaaaaagagacaAGTGGGCAAAACAATGACAAAgaatgtgtgtgtgtggttGTGGGTGTGTGTGTGGGTGTGTgtgtggttgtggtggttgaattattgaattgcCACTTTattgtcaatttttttgctctaaattaatattgttTGAATTGTGTGACTCTCCTCCTTCATCgatagtaataatatatattattattattatgttcTTTATTACGTCACCAAATTATCTGTTATAAGATAGTTCTTAGTAGTTACGCaaaagataataattaaGTAAATTGATCGTTTGACTTCTTCCAGTGCCATTATTTTCAGTATTAATTTAAAACTGATATTGTATTAAAGGATCAGATGATAGAAGGAAAATCACTTaatttaaacaacaacaagaagaagaagaagaagaaggtg encodes:
- a CDS encoding transcriptional regulatory protein, putative (orf19.1496 and orf19.1497 map to a single CDS feature in C. dubliniensis;~2 probable transmembrane helices predicted by TMHMM2.0 at aa 625-647 and 700-719;~member of the Gal4p family of zinc cluster proteins;~Similar to S. cerevisiae ASG1;~Similar to C. albicans ZCF6;~nomenclature conflict: different names in CGD (orf19.1497; ZCF6) and SGD (YIL130W; ASG1)) → MNQDHPLPPVKRPKGRPRILPIPKRTKVSRACDLCKRHKRKCNGDNPCLYCQEKSLQCTYLKLDGRSKKSKFQSNNERQPTVDGDNNNNNNNGRNEDGGLSTDSNEIEPEIPSLPNTPNSNSHSNYNGSRSMETHSNNNNNNNNNNNNNNNNNTNNTRNESNGNQRINNDNSNNLVYNKPQKFDGEEKEQEQEKEKAKDSDSDSIMKTSLGMICQSLQTALSNDDSSNVISFFKKKKAQEARQERLSNLDGQHTRILTSETGVLRFFGESSALSLISECRALFYEVLGPSTFTNDPAQNFIHDESISFDRDTTPSSCGDRKEKNGGGGGSGGSGSGVAVQLPLKKDALIMIELFKSNINDTFYVFNMKYFMEKIVDKVYNNPIIANSKQLCLLNFVFAIGSLFIEYSSSSSSNDCVNNDIDYLPNSIEFLQSGQLYMRNNVYDGKLWMVEANFLKYFYYQACCNRSNSWINLGSAIRLAQALGMHRKIINDKIENQEISIHRRRLWRSLYVCDCVSSVNLGRPLMINTYDYDDINYPVEKLLLPQDEKNDSIERIRIIAQNATSDSAVLNRSIVQNLYNGGSINIKDSNSLALQLKLWSIELPNFLQLTSDMENQLRDPTNPNNYLFVFVHIGQLYGIMALTRPFLVHVVNRKLRPNMYKPQVTDEKQLMPFCKASIKAAFLTIKLFKFYCTYNKSRKEVFTIQSATFFASILLGFTLLEQINSKKPDYHYISVIKESIKDAISIFQLFNFNATCNRWAQHLIYMMEALNRPALPSLRQTPATATTTKTTTTTTPVPPTHHPITSTNLNHHHHHQQQQLPPSSGNVKFPFQNNSPSSSSISSEIDRFNDELIRWNNDNTAFEQMVNFQQYFVPNDIDVLNNNYLDAFNYTNTYKYNM